A window of the Sporomusaceae bacterium genome harbors these coding sequences:
- a CDS encoding alpha/beta hydrolase: MESLVSVLATRVGKRKGTPRGEFTPTGSSPKLTTHPTLTSNIKFMNFYPFNDIEMISPRPLLFIAGENAHSREFSEDAYKLAAEPKELYIVPGAGHVDLYDRVNIIPFDKLTAFFTEYLK, translated from the coding sequence ATGGAGAGCCTTGTGTCGGTTCTCGCAACAAGAGTAGGCAAGAGGAAAGGCACTCCGCGGGGCGAATTCACTCCCACTGGCTCGTCACCTAAGCTCACGACGCACCCGACGCTGACCAGCAACATCAAGTTCATGAATTTCTACCCGTTCAACGACATCGAGATGATTTCTCCTCGTCCCCTGCTTTTCATCGCGGGTGAGAACGCTCACTCCAGAGAGTTCAGCGAAGACGCTTACAAGCTGGCGGCCGAACCGAAGGAACTCTACATTGTTCCGGGCGCAGGCCATGTGGATCTGTATGACCGGGTAAATATCATCCCCTTTGACAAGCTCACAGCCTTCTTTACCGAGTATTTGAAATAG